A window of Chitinophagales bacterium contains these coding sequences:
- a CDS encoding T9SS type A sorting domain-containing protein — MTKTVRIESIRFGYLAILFAGIFSLQAGSLFAQNIDFGKSYINVTKGLNGGTIEPGDTLEIRASVVVRSGAYDSMRFTDVIPAGTVYLPGTIRVLTNEGKVYKQFTDGALDDPGQIVGSNITINMGYNPTDVPATAFRRGRIRNTHKPSFFSNTCIMIASYQVQVTAGLGGTISTGGGTITYRANPGLLTSYTFPSNTLAIYTNYGVCSNAIGVNAIGTEFNGSFGSGPTRNRGTSGNVPPGYTYRIFTTNSPNDYSYGIANNTSTEFGYTTVNTWNKPDPDPDGAGPLTTHRVFSVWDIIGDHTGAADPFLGNNPTDTVADNNGGYMLIVNAAYRIDSAFQQTISGLCPNTYYEISCWMRNICSKCGCDSNGKGASNSAGPVFYIPTGTGDSSGVAPNITFEVNGLDYYTTGNLSYSGQWVKKGFTYLTGPSETSINLKFFNNAPGGGGNDWALDDITVATCSPELQLNPSPNPFICQDNLVDIGATVYSFFNNYTYYKWQKSTDNGASWAETGISGGPETPVWNGSNWEYTVNYPSFVGAISDSGDQYRLVIATTSSNLSDDDCAFSDPVVITLTVEDCMILPIELLSFTGKLAQGLVTLNWVTTPEEEPVTYTVERSTDGNRFTSINIQPGHQKTSGNNEYNFTDPQPLSGTAYYRLRLETAGGHKYSKVLVFNNVSSGLSFGPMPNPFTGNLRVELNSSENNIAKILLVDPLGRILVKTQTVLTAGRNSIDLPITQSLPKGIYTIQVITNEQSLSRKVVKAGN; from the coding sequence ATGACGAAAACTGTACGAATTGAATCCATACGGTTTGGCTACCTGGCCATCCTTTTTGCAGGGATCTTCTCCCTGCAGGCGGGTTCCTTGTTTGCACAGAACATAGATTTTGGTAAAAGTTATATCAATGTTACAAAGGGATTGAACGGAGGAACCATTGAACCCGGTGATACCCTTGAAATAAGGGCATCGGTGGTGGTCCGTTCTGGTGCTTACGACAGTATGCGTTTTACAGATGTGATCCCCGCCGGCACGGTTTATTTACCGGGTACTATACGGGTACTGACCAATGAGGGAAAGGTTTACAAGCAATTTACCGATGGTGCTTTGGATGATCCCGGTCAGATCGTAGGGTCGAATATCACCATCAATATGGGATATAATCCAACGGATGTTCCGGCCACTGCCTTTCGGAGGGGCCGAATCCGCAACACCCATAAGCCCTCCTTTTTTTCAAATACATGTATCATGATCGCCTCCTATCAGGTTCAAGTAACAGCTGGTCTGGGTGGTACAATCAGTACGGGAGGGGGTACGATTACCTATCGGGCAAATCCGGGGCTTCTCACTTCCTATACCTTTCCTTCCAATACCCTTGCTATCTATACAAACTATGGGGTTTGCTCCAATGCAATTGGGGTAAATGCGATAGGGACAGAATTCAATGGATCTTTTGGTTCTGGTCCAACACGCAATCGAGGGACCTCTGGAAATGTTCCTCCTGGATATACCTATCGCATCTTTACAACCAATAGCCCGAACGACTATAGCTACGGTATTGCTAATAATACCTCTACTGAATTTGGTTATACCACGGTCAATACCTGGAATAAACCCGACCCTGATCCGGATGGTGCCGGGCCATTGACAACCCATCGGGTATTCTCGGTATGGGATATTATTGGTGACCATACGGGTGCAGCCGATCCTTTCCTGGGCAACAACCCGACTGATACGGTGGCCGACAATAATGGAGGATACATGCTGATCGTGAACGCTGCCTATCGCATCGACTCGGCCTTTCAACAAACCATATCCGGACTTTGTCCAAATACCTATTACGAGATCTCCTGCTGGATGCGTAATATTTGTTCCAAGTGTGGTTGTGACTCAAATGGGAAGGGTGCTTCGAATTCGGCCGGGCCTGTATTCTATATTCCTACGGGAACCGGTGACTCTTCAGGAGTTGCCCCCAATATAACGTTTGAAGTAAACGGCCTGGATTATTATACCACCGGAAACCTGTCCTATTCAGGTCAGTGGGTGAAAAAAGGGTTTACTTATCTCACGGGTCCGTCAGAAACAAGTATCAACCTGAAGTTCTTCAACAATGCCCCGGGTGGAGGAGGTAATGACTGGGCTTTGGATGATATCACCGTAGCCACCTGTTCACCCGAATTGCAGCTGAACCCCTCTCCAAACCCATTTATTTGTCAGGATAACCTGGTAGATATCGGCGCGACCGTATATAGCTTCTTTAACAACTATACCTATTACAAATGGCAGAAGAGCACGGATAATGGTGCTTCCTGGGCGGAGACAGGAATATCTGGCGGTCCGGAAACACCGGTATGGAATGGATCGAACTGGGAATACACGGTCAATTACCCCAGTTTTGTAGGGGCCATATCTGATAGCGGAGATCAATACCGCCTGGTTATTGCAACTACTTCTTCCAACCTGTCGGATGACGATTGTGCCTTCTCCGATCCGGTAGTGATCACACTGACCGTGGAGGATTGTATGATCCTTCCGATCGAGCTGCTCAGCTTTACAGGAAAATTGGCACAAGGATTAGTTACCCTGAACTGGGTCACTACACCAGAAGAAGAACCTGTAACCTATACCGTGGAAAGAAGTACGGATGGCAACCGGTTTACATCCATTAATATTCAGCCCGGACATCAGAAAACATCCGGCAACAACGAGTATAATTTTACAGACCCACAGCCATTGTCTGGCACGGCCTACTATCGTTTACGCCTGGAGACAGCAGGCGGGCATAAATACAGCAAAGTATTAGTGTTCAACAACGTTTCATCGGGTCTATCCTTCGGACCTATGCCTAATCCTTTTACGGGTAACCTCCGGGTGGAGCTCAATAGTTCCGAAAACAATATTGCGAAAATTCTATTAGTCGATCCCCTCGGTCGAATCCTGGTTAAAACGCAGACAGTCCTTACCGCAGGAAGAAATTCAATTGACCTTCCCATTACCCAATCATTACCCAAAGGCATTTACACTATCCAGGTAATCACCAACGAGCAAAGTTTATCCAGAAAAGTTGTAAAGGCAGGGAATTAA
- a CDS encoding PQQ-dependent sugar dehydrogenase: MRIIRTCLPILLFLSATIKGFPQSEPFSKRVVASAFNSAWEVVYGPNDSLWVTENRTWKVYRVDIATGTKTTVLDLRSGPGADATINFPTGSGTQPQGGMMGLALHPNLYSSDPAVREAKPWVYMAYVYERNACPGTNTSCVFTTKIVRYDYLSNTLTNPVIVLDDIPGSSDHNSGRLVIGPTIEAGADAAHTQYRLYYTVGDMGAGQFLNTTRTNNALAVDVMEGKVLRINTESDGDAGLDAWVPNDNQFFNASIITAQDYVYSYGHRNAQGLVWGNVGGTDRLYSNEQMDRTDDEVNIIEKGKSYGWDDVSGYCDDNVNGYKIGQTPSADENAYCSITPDHREPIFTLFTTNAAGMPALMAQSNNQLWPTVALSSIDFYGYNVIPGWNASLVMTPLKKDFVYRIKLNATGDAVTGDTITYFRGDGNRIRRVTVAPDGLRFYVARDASATSNGGTIMEYTYTGTTLALHDGPRNGPRIVRDLVKVYPNPVADIVFIRGLREMKKPVRAEIYDIMGQLRITQVSSRNDFSLDLSSLKKGIYLLKLYNGNEQEVQVEKLIR; this comes from the coding sequence ATGAGAATCATCCGAACCTGTCTGCCCATTTTACTTTTTCTAAGTGCCACAATTAAGGGTTTTCCCCAATCGGAACCCTTTTCTAAGAGAGTGGTAGCCAGTGCATTCAACTCCGCGTGGGAAGTTGTTTACGGACCCAATGATTCCCTATGGGTAACGGAAAATCGTACCTGGAAAGTATATCGGGTTGATATTGCTACGGGAACAAAAACCACTGTATTGGATCTGCGTTCGGGGCCTGGTGCTGATGCGACCATCAATTTTCCCACCGGATCAGGCACACAACCTCAGGGCGGCATGATGGGACTGGCACTTCACCCGAATTTATATTCCTCCGATCCGGCAGTTCGGGAAGCCAAACCCTGGGTCTATATGGCCTATGTTTATGAAAGAAATGCGTGCCCGGGTACAAATACATCCTGCGTTTTCACCACAAAGATTGTTCGGTATGATTATTTGTCAAATACATTAACCAACCCGGTTATTGTCCTGGATGATATTCCCGGTAGTAGCGATCATAATTCGGGTCGACTGGTGATTGGACCTACTATCGAAGCTGGTGCGGACGCCGCCCATACCCAGTATCGGCTTTATTATACCGTTGGAGATATGGGTGCAGGACAGTTTTTAAATACTACACGCACCAACAATGCCCTTGCGGTGGATGTGATGGAGGGTAAAGTCCTTCGCATCAACACCGAATCGGATGGGGATGCCGGACTTGATGCATGGGTGCCCAATGACAACCAGTTTTTTAATGCGTCTATAATTACTGCTCAGGATTATGTGTACAGCTATGGACATCGGAATGCCCAGGGGCTGGTATGGGGAAATGTGGGGGGTACAGATCGACTCTACAGCAACGAACAAATGGACCGTACAGATGATGAGGTAAATATCATTGAAAAAGGAAAGAGTTATGGCTGGGATGATGTGTCGGGATATTGTGATGATAATGTGAACGGGTATAAGATCGGACAAACACCGAGTGCGGATGAAAATGCCTATTGCAGTATAACCCCCGATCACCGTGAGCCCATCTTCACTTTGTTTACTACGAACGCTGCCGGGATGCCTGCCCTGATGGCACAATCAAATAACCAACTCTGGCCTACGGTAGCCCTGTCCAGTATCGACTTCTATGGGTACAATGTAATTCCCGGATGGAATGCCTCGCTGGTTATGACACCATTGAAAAAAGATTTTGTTTACCGGATAAAACTGAATGCTACCGGTGATGCGGTTACCGGTGATACGATCACCTATTTTCGGGGAGATGGAAACCGGATACGCCGTGTTACCGTCGCCCCGGATGGATTACGTTTTTATGTAGCCCGCGATGCAAGTGCCACCAGCAATGGGGGTACCATCATGGAGTATACCTATACCGGTACAACCCTGGCTTTACACGACGGCCCACGAAATGGACCACGTATTGTACGCGACCTGGTAAAGGTTTATCCCAACCCGGTTGCAGATATTGTATTTATTCGTGGATTGCGCGAAATGAAGAAACCCGTTCGTGCAGAGATCTATGATATTATGGGGCAATTGCGGATTACGCAGGTGTCGTCACGAAATGACTTTTCACTAGATCTTTCTTCTTTGAAAAAGGGAATTTATTTATTAAAGCTTTATAACGGGAATGAACAAGAGGTGCAGGTTGAAAAGCTGATTCGATAG
- the fumC gene encoding class II fumarate hydratase: MEYRIEKDTMGEVKVPVDAYYGAQTQRSIDNFKIAQDINRMPKEIIRAFAYLKHAAAITNYEAGVLPKKKADLIGKVCKEILEGKLDDYFPLVVWQTGSGTQSNMNVNEVVAYRGHVLNGGKLDDKTKYLHPNDDVNKSQSSNDTFPTAMHIAAYKILMETTIPGIEKLRNTLDKKAKKFKKVVKIGRTHFMDATPLTLGQEFSGYVSQLDHGLKAIKNSLAHLSELALGGTAVGTGINTPPNYDVNVAKHIARLTKIPFITAKNKFEALAAHDAIVEAHGALKTVAVSLMKIANDIRMLSSGPRSGIGEIFIPDNEPGSSIMPGKVNPTQCEALTMIAAQVMGNDVAINIGGATGHFELNVFKPVMIYNFLHSARLIGDGCVSFNDRCAVGIEPIAANIKKHVDNSLMLVTALNTKIGYYKAAEIAQKAHKQGTTLKEMAVSLGYLTPAEFDEWVVPAKMVGKI; encoded by the coding sequence TGCCCAGGACATCAACCGGATGCCCAAGGAGATCATTCGGGCATTTGCTTACCTGAAACATGCCGCTGCTATCACCAACTATGAAGCCGGTGTGTTGCCCAAGAAAAAAGCAGACCTGATCGGCAAAGTGTGCAAAGAGATCCTGGAAGGGAAACTCGATGATTATTTCCCATTGGTGGTATGGCAAACCGGCTCTGGTACCCAGAGTAATATGAATGTAAATGAAGTGGTGGCCTATCGTGGGCATGTACTCAATGGTGGAAAACTGGATGATAAAACCAAATACCTGCACCCGAATGATGATGTAAATAAATCCCAGTCATCGAATGATACGTTTCCGACAGCCATGCATATTGCGGCCTATAAGATCTTAATGGAGACCACGATCCCGGGAATAGAAAAACTGCGAAATACCCTGGACAAAAAAGCAAAGAAGTTCAAGAAGGTGGTGAAGATCGGTCGTACCCATTTTATGGATGCCACACCATTGACGCTTGGACAGGAATTTAGCGGGTACGTATCTCAATTGGATCATGGATTGAAGGCCATTAAAAATTCATTGGCCCACCTGAGTGAACTCGCCCTGGGGGGTACTGCGGTGGGAACAGGGATCAATACACCACCCAACTATGATGTGAATGTAGCCAAACACATTGCGCGTTTGACCAAAATACCCTTTATCACAGCCAAGAATAAATTTGAGGCCCTTGCGGCACATGATGCCATAGTGGAAGCACATGGCGCATTGAAAACGGTGGCTGTAAGTCTGATGAAGATCGCCAACGATATCCGGATGTTGTCAAGCGGTCCCAGGAGTGGGATCGGCGAGATCTTTATTCCCGACAACGAACCCGGTTCTTCCATCATGCCGGGAAAAGTAAACCCTACCCAGTGTGAGGCTTTGACGATGATCGCGGCTCAGGTCATGGGAAATGATGTAGCCATCAATATCGGTGGAGCTACGGGGCATTTTGAATTGAATGTATTCAAACCGGTGATGATCTATAATTTCCTGCACAGTGCCCGGTTGATCGGTGATGGTTGTGTAAGCTTTAATGATCGTTGTGCAGTGGGTATAGAGCCGATTGCTGCCAATATCAAAAAACATGTAGATAATTCATTGATGCTGGTTACTGCCTTAAATACCAAGATCGGGTATTACAAAGCTGCGGAGATCGCGCAGAAAGCACACAAGCAGGGAACAACATTGAAGGAAATGGCCGTGAGCCTCGGATACCTGACCCCGGCGGAGTTTGATGAGTGGGTGGTGCCGGCGAAGATGGTAGGGAAAATTTGA